CCGTCGGGTCCTGCTCGTCGGGGTGACCCCTCGTCGGGGGGTGCGGCGCCGTCTACGGTGGCCGGGTGCGATTCCTCGACGGCCACGTGCCGCCCAACGACCTGACCTACGACGACGTCTTCCTCGTCCCCGGCTCCTCCGACGTGGAGTCCCGGTTCGACGTCGACCTGGCCCCCGGCGACGGCTGCCCGTCGACGATCCCCATCGTGGCCGCCAACATGACGGCGGTGTCCGGCCGACGCATGGCCGAGACGCTGGCCCGGCGTGGAGCGATGGCGGTCATCCCCCAGGACATCCCCGCCGACATCGTGGCCGACGTGGTTGCCGGCGTGAAGGCCGCCCACACCGTCTACGAGACCCCCATCACGCTGGTGGAGACCGACACCGTCGGTGAGGCCCAGAACCTGCTGCACAAGCGGTCGCACGGTGCTGCTGTCGTCCTCGCCGACGACGAACCCGTCGGGGTCGTCACGCAGGCCGACCTGCACACCGTCGACCGGTTCACCCAGGTGGGCGAGGTCATGTCGACGGAGCTGCTGACCCTGCCCGCCGGCCGTACCCCGAGGGCGTACTTCGACACGCTGCATGCCGCCCATCGTCGGCTGGCGCCCGTCGTCGACGCCGATGGACGGCTCGTGGGGCTCGTGACCCGTGAGGGTGCACTCCGGTCCCACCTGTACCGCCCTGCGCTGGACGCTGACGGCCGGCTCGCCATCGCGGCGGCCGTCGGGATCAACGGTGACGTGGCGGCGAAGGCCAAGGAGCTGCTGGAGGCGGGGATCGACACCCTCGTCGTCGACACCGCCCACGGGCACCAGGCCCGTATGCTGCAGGCGCTGCAGGCCGTCCGGGGACTGGACCCACGGGTGCCCGTCGTGGCCGGCAACGTCGTCACGGCCGA
This genomic window from Euzebya rosea contains:
- a CDS encoding GuaB1 family IMP dehydrogenase-related protein; the encoded protein is MRFLDGHVPPNDLTYDDVFLVPGSSDVESRFDVDLAPGDGCPSTIPIVAANMTAVSGRRMAETLARRGAMAVIPQDIPADIVADVVAGVKAAHTVYETPITLVETDTVGEAQNLLHKRSHGAAVVLADDEPVGVVTQADLHTVDRFTQVGEVMSTELLTLPAGRTPRAYFDTLHAAHRRLAPVVDADGRLVGLVTREGALRSHLYRPALDADGRLAIAAAVGINGDVAAKAKELLEAGIDTLVVDTAHGHQARMLQALQAVRGLDPRVPVVAGNVVTAEGTRDLIAAGADVVKVGVGPGAMCTTRMMTGVGRPQLSAVLDCAAAAREAGGHVWADGGIRHPRDVALALAAGASQVMIGSWFAGTHESPGDLLVDADDRSYKLSFGMASSRAVSRRTRDDDAFDRARKAMFEEGISSGRMYLDPDNPGVEDLLDQITAGVRSAATYAGARSLAAFADRAVIGLQSLAGFTEGKPLQAGW